GGGTCACCATCGATGTGACATCAGACCCTATGTACTTCTGCATCATCTTCCAATAACCATCTCTATCCTCTTGCTTCCATCTTCCTCTGTTAGCTTCCTCAGCTGCATCCTCTGTACTTCCCTCAGGGTTAATAACTTCAAGTCCCTCATAGCCAACCAAACTgagaaaccaaaatcaaaacgcTTATTCCGacaaagattcaaactttaagCAAACCCAATATGTGAATTGAGCCTCTCATCTAAAAATCAATTCCATTACAAAAATAAAGTTATCGACTTTATACGAAGATCTGAAACAGAGGATACACCAAATCACAACGTTTGTATATAAAAGGGGGATCTCAAAAGCCTTACCCGTTAACTGATTTGGTCATGGCCGATCCCAAACTTGAGATCGAGGAAGCGAGAGAAGCGAAGAAACCGCTccctccgccgccgccgccgtttTTGGGATCGTTAGGAGCCATCTCTCCGCCGCGGACCACGAGCTCCGGCGATGAAcaaatcgagagagagagagagagaggcgttGGTGGGAATCTAAAGGGTGTGTGTGTTTATTAAGGAAAAGAGATTCGTCAATAATGGAAGAACAGCGATGGAGACGATGCAGAGGATTTTTTTTGGGATCGTGTGCTGGACCTGCGTTGGCACTTTCTCAATTTTTAACATGATCAAACCGGCTCCGAATCGAAATTAACGTcaaatataaaccgaaccggtTCGATTAAAGCCGTCTTTTCGTTGGTTAAGCATAAACGGAGCATATATTTCTATAAACCGGAAATCAAACCGGAAGGTGTTTAAGGGGTAATCGTCATTGATGGCGACACCTACATGCATGCTTCTTCAAATTGAAACACTCTCTATGGTCTCTGCTCgtatatatacatgtttttgtATATGTTCCATTGGACTTTTCACAAATCAAAGTCATCACCATCGCATATTAAGCATATAGTTATGTTTATCAAATTATTATCATCATGATCAGCGGAAAGGACCTTTTAGTTTACATAGTATCATGCAGGTTTTGAAATCTTAAGGGTTCAAATGACTTTACCAACTTACGTTTCATATAGTTTTGGCTTTGTGTtaggttttattttcttttcggTTATACCGAAACGTAAATTTTGTTTAGTTCCTAACTTCATATAGATGTAATACGATTCAAAAACGTTTTCGGTATGATATCTACCATTGATGTATGGatcaataattttaaatcaagctaAAGTTATCCATTTTCCGATAACAATCATCAAGCAAGCACTAAATCTATATTTGTCTACATGTTACATGTATATGTTTGTTTGGACTTTGTATATCATTTACAGAAGTTGGTGAAATAAATCAAAGCAGGGAAAACACACAACAACAATGATAATGGtaatattttagcaaaaaaaaacaatgataatGGTAGCAACAATAGATATACACATGCATACCTTCAATACATTCCACGAATCCATTTGTAATAGACGGATTCAAGAGTTTGATGTTTCAAGGACTTTGTTCCTTTTCATACAAAGAAACATATGATGATCATTGAGCGATTATGTTGTCTTCTTCTCCCCGGCGCTTTGGCCTAACCGGAGCTCAAGATCCAATCCTTCAATCTCACCATGATGACTCGAACTCGAACCATCTATGCCAACCTCCGTGACTTTTTCATCATCATTAGTAGTATCAATCTTGCTTTCTTgaacccaaaaccctaatttcttacCAGGACTTATATCTTTTTCCACATCTTGATTTTGATCATCATCTTCACATGTAAAGGcgtcttgttgttgttgtttttcatTAAGGTCTAGAGAGATACCTTCTGATGGATGATCACTCTCCGCTACAACATCATCCTTGTGATCTTCCATAAGCCTTTGTCTGAGATTAGCTCTGTCTCTTCTGTGGATGTTCATATGTCCTCCTAGTGCTTGAGCATTCGAGAAGCCCCTTACGCAGAAACTGCATAAGTAAGATCTTGACAGAGAGTTATCAACGCTTTGATGACTGTTTCTTGAAATGCGATCGGAATCATCATCCAcgtttttagggtttttgatGTTTGCCATAGAATATGGGTGTCTTCCgtagaataaagaaaaaattgtgaaaatttagcattgagagaaagaaagaacatACAAGAAGAGTGTATGTGTGATTTAACCAGGAAATGAATTCGTCAACTCAAattattcgtttttttttaattggtggAACAATTAAGTAATCAGGGCTTCTAATCAAAATTTACCGTTCCAAGACGACAAAGCAAGAAAAGTGAAACCAACTAGTTTCTGTGTCATTACGTGAATAATTAATTATCAAATTGGGATAGAATAAAATAGAGACACTTCTGGGAAAACATTATCTCAACTAACACTCcgaaaagaaaatgttttaatcTAACAATTTTTGGTATCTTATGACTAAGAATACTTAATTTGGTTTCTACAATTATTTTTCGTTAATACTTTTAGAAGAAATATTTATGCAAGCAAATACGTTTACTACTTTTTATTCAAGCAAATACGTTTACTACTTGTTAGTGTGGTTGTTAAAGAGTGTTTTTGTAGACATGTATATATACAATGTACATGTATTCTATAGGCTTTTCTCTTTCTCGCTGAAACAGTCCAAACGGCTTACAGCTTTCCCAGTATGATTTCATGTATGCTTGTTTCTAAGATGTGATCGACGTGATTAGTTGTATATGGTCGCTAAAGTAAAATGTACAATGCAtagtcaaaatatatatattactcaacGTTAACCACTTGTATCATTTCAAGACCACCGGCCTTCAAATATAGCAAAACGACACAAAATTTTACTGCTTACATGTTTTTGatcatttcaaatttttaatgtaGCGAAAGCTTGAttattgttgttttgttttgttttgtttactcTCTATTAGTTTTGTAATAAATTACAGATACACAGTTGACAAAACAAATGGTCCAACCAAGCAGTTTGGCCTTTTCTTCTTGTCATTGAACAATTAGTAGTTTATACGTTTATACACAACACTAGCgttgttttgttatatataagCATTATTTTAACATGTGCTTTTCCTGAAATAAACAACAATTATCCCAGCAGTATTGGACATCTATATTTGAAGAGTGAAATTAATAAACAGATAGTACTAAAATCCTTCTATTACAAAAGCTAcagtaaaacaaaacaaacaaaagctacagtttgagagagaaaaaaatacaaGGATTTTACTACAGAAGCACATAATTTTTAGATGAAATACGTTCATTAATTTAGTACTAACGTTTTTATCTCATCCTCCgttgaataaattttataatagaatatTATGGTTAACCTTTTCACAAGAACAGTATATAGTGTTTTGATGGGTATTGATCGTAAATTTTATGTTCTTTTTGTAATGAGTCACCTcgctaaaaaataataaacagatAGTTTAATCAAATACATAGTCGAACCAAAATGCCAAATCACAACTCCAAATACATATATTTGTTAAAGGAAGTGAATGGCCCCTCGCCTTGAGCAATAGATAAATCTATGCCGTGATTATATAGGTTCACTACTTGTAATTGCATACACTTATAGTTATAGATGAACCTAAATATATTGGTTAAAAGAGTTACAGGTTGatgcataaatatataaacttcaTCTCACTATTTCAAAGAGGGACAAGAGTCGTGTCATAGACTCAATTGATTAGACAACTCTACAGTTAATTGTAATCAACTAACCGTTGCCATCAAGCATTCGTGCATTGAGTCACTAATTGAAAATTTCCCacttaaaaattagttttttttattatgacacAAGTCACCCTTTTGTTTCAACTAGTACATCATGTGTTAGTTATAATTAAAGGAGTTTTTTTAGCTCAACTTTTATGTCATTCTGAGTTTTCCCGAGTAAGTTTATGATACATAAAAGCTGTATTTGTTGGGTTTAGCCATGATTAACTCTGGTATTTTAATTGAGATTCTTAACTTCGGCTAACAGACGgctcttagcttttaactaactaagaaaaactaaaaaccgtcttttaaataaaagatataagagaCATTTCTTAaccgaaaaatatataaaaagtgtTAAATCATGAGTTAATAACCTCAAATAAGAGACTGGAGTTAATCCTGCTCTTAGTTTATATTTAGCATTTTAGTTTTTAAGGTCAaggagtttcaaaaaaaaaaagtgagtttcaataaaaaaataataaaaaaaagcttTTGAGGTCAGATTTATTGGGAACACGCCATATACAACCCCAAAATCACATAACTGCTATAATACTTAGGATTGATCTAACGGTATTTCACAGGTTAACTACTAAACAAAGACGTGTAAGaagcttcaattttttttgatattagTGATCTAATTccacaagaagaatttcagtttACGAAAGCTGATCTTGTTTTGAATTATAAGAATCTATGTACAGCAATAGTTATGTAAGTACATTCATTGATACGTCATGTATATGCTACGGACAAAATCTATAGTGTTTACTTAAAATATTATGCTAGTTGTTGGTCGGCAATTAAATATTCGACTGTGAATATTTGttctatatgattttttttttgaacataaatatttttttctatatgatTAACATGGAGAAATAACTAGTGTCTCCACCATGTTAATGACTCTTGTCATCTCGTCTCGTGCATGAATCCGGGGTCATAAATAACTAGTGCCAGAAAAATAGTTGTGTTATTTTTGTTTGACATGAAGGTAAGTCATCTATTAGAAGAAACGAAAACAAAGATGAATGAAACTGAATCAAAGCAAAAAAAGCTTGAATCCAGTTGAATCAAAGCGGAAGAACCAAGATCAgattggctctgataccatattagaggAATTGAAGTTTAATGGTGAACAGAAACAAAGTTCTAGTGAGGAAGATGAACGAGAGAATctgaaaattataattgtttctGTTAATTGTAAATGACGATGTACAggaaatttatatacaaaagtaaaccATCCGGTACAAACCGGTTCTAGCTAACAAAACCAATATACATACTCTAATGTCATATTAGCGTTCAATGTTCATGAGTAATATGTTGTTCTAATTAcgaaaaataaacttatttgttaaaagttttttagTTATATTCGTAAATTGTTATTAGACAAAAAGATTGGGAGTGTAAGTGTGTAACATGTACGTAGTAGTATATAATAATGCATCCATATGCACGTACGTACACATTGAATTTACATATACTTACGGATAAACATGGATACTACCAAGACGTCTTGTCTATCTGACTATATGGAGTATTCGTCTTCAATATCTAGTAGCGAtgttaagaagaaaaaagaaacaacctCTCATTAACCGTGTAACCGTGTACGTATTGTAAGGAAGAGGTAATC
The Brassica napus cultivar Da-Ae chromosome A1, Da-Ae, whole genome shotgun sequence DNA segment above includes these coding regions:
- the LOC125586084 gene encoding transcriptional regulator TAC1-like, encoding MANIKNPKNVDDDSDRISRNSHQSVDNSLSRSYLCSFCVRGFSNAQALGGHMNIHRRDRANLRQRLMEDHKDDVVAESDHPSEGISLDLNEKQQQQDAFTCEDDDQNQDVEKDISPGKKLGFWVQESKIDTTNDDEKVTEVGIDGSSSSHHGEIEGLDLELRLGQSAGEKKTT